From the Chitinophaga lutea genome, one window contains:
- a CDS encoding phospho-sugar mutase yields the protein MDANILSKAEQWLDGGFDAETVAAIRKLQQENPEELTDAFYRNLEFGTGGLRGVMGPGTNRMNKYTVGMATQGFANYLKKSFTGDIKMAIAHDSRNNSRFFAEVTANVMAANGIKVFLFESLRPTPELSFAIRHLHCQAGVVITASHNPREYNGYKAYWDDGAQLVPPHDKNVILEVDKISGIGEVKWTGWEQNITLIGREIDEAYLQMLKGLSVYPEAVAAQHDLKIVYTPIHGTGITLVPEILQRFGFTNVHVVEEQAKPDGNFPTVVYPNPEESEAMSIGLKKAAALDADILLGTDPDSDRVGIAVKDHTGKWILLNGNQTAVLLFNYIVEGRKKKGLSKPNDYICKTVVTSDLIDVFAASNNITCYNTLTGFKWIADLIRRKEAEENFICGGEESYGYMIGDNVRDKDAIASVAMICEMAAYAKNQGKSLFEQLIDIYLQYGLYKESLISITKKGMKGAEEIAAMMSAYREQPPAVINGSPVVKIYDYQLQHVTTLATGEKEPIDLPKSNVLQFLLADGSRISARPSGTEPKIKFYFSVREPLDSVADLERVEQLLDTKVSNIIHDMKLG from the coding sequence ATGGACGCAAACATTCTCAGCAAAGCAGAACAATGGCTTGACGGCGGATTCGACGCAGAAACCGTAGCCGCCATCCGGAAACTTCAACAGGAAAACCCGGAAGAACTGACCGACGCATTTTACCGCAACCTCGAATTCGGCACCGGCGGCCTCCGCGGCGTAATGGGCCCCGGCACCAACCGGATGAACAAATACACGGTGGGAATGGCCACACAGGGTTTCGCCAACTATCTCAAAAAATCGTTTACGGGAGACATCAAAATGGCCATTGCGCACGACAGCCGCAACAACAGCCGCTTTTTCGCGGAAGTGACGGCCAATGTGATGGCGGCCAACGGCATCAAGGTGTTTTTATTCGAAAGCCTGCGGCCCACGCCCGAGCTCTCTTTCGCCATCCGCCACCTGCATTGCCAGGCCGGCGTGGTGATCACCGCCTCCCATAATCCGCGCGAATACAACGGCTACAAAGCTTACTGGGACGACGGCGCACAGCTGGTCCCCCCCCACGATAAAAACGTCATCCTCGAAGTAGATAAAATCAGCGGTATCGGCGAAGTGAAATGGACCGGCTGGGAACAGAACATCACTCTCATCGGCAGGGAAATCGACGAAGCCTACCTCCAGATGCTCAAAGGTCTCAGCGTATATCCCGAGGCAGTGGCGGCGCAGCACGACCTGAAAATCGTGTACACCCCCATCCACGGTACCGGCATCACGCTCGTGCCCGAAATCCTGCAACGCTTCGGCTTCACCAATGTACATGTAGTGGAAGAACAGGCCAAACCCGACGGCAACTTCCCAACGGTGGTATACCCCAACCCGGAAGAATCCGAAGCCATGAGCATCGGCCTCAAAAAAGCCGCTGCCCTGGATGCGGACATCCTGCTGGGTACCGACCCGGATTCGGACCGTGTAGGCATTGCCGTGAAAGACCATACCGGCAAATGGATCCTCCTCAACGGGAACCAGACCGCCGTGCTCCTATTCAATTACATCGTGGAAGGCCGTAAAAAGAAAGGCCTCAGCAAACCCAACGACTACATCTGCAAAACCGTGGTGACCTCCGATCTGATCGACGTGTTCGCCGCCAGCAATAATATCACCTGCTACAACACGCTCACCGGGTTTAAATGGATAGCGGATCTCATCCGTCGCAAGGAAGCCGAAGAAAACTTCATCTGTGGCGGCGAAGAATCGTACGGTTATATGATCGGCGATAACGTGCGCGACAAAGACGCGATCGCTTCCGTAGCCATGATCTGCGAAATGGCCGCTTACGCCAAAAACCAGGGCAAGTCGCTGTTCGAGCAACTGATCGACATTTACCTGCAGTACGGGCTCTACAAGGAATCACTCATCTCCATTACCAAAAAAGGCATGAAAGGCGCGGAAGAAATCGCCGCCATGATGAGCGCCTACCGCGAGCAACCCCCTGCCGTCATCAATGGTTCGCCCGTGGTAAAAATTTACGATTACCAGTTGCAGCATGTAACCACGCTGGCCACCGGTGAAAAAGAGCCGATCGACCTGCCGAAATCCAATGTATTGCAATTCCTGCTGGCTGATGGTAGCCGCATTTCCGCGCGCCCTTCCGGCACAGAACCGAAAATAAAATTCTATTTCAGCGTGCGTGAGCCGCTGGACAGTGTAGCTGATCTTGAAAGAGTGGAACAATTGCTTGATACCAAAGTCAGCAATATTATTCACGACATGAAACTTGGATGA
- a CDS encoding HEAT repeat domain-containing protein — MAFYDLPKEARAALVLQMEAAIAKAVQSGRLAPLKKYAADEDTYIRKATYQSLGRLHGAHPQEVLAAIGILLKETDPKVRQTAINAAGEIGRSDFKAVQHMMDTGLFDEHHMVRNAVIGSVKKMGEKNPKPVLAWAKGYLRHPDKEIRREICHGIELRGRTHPQDILPLLESLQHDPTARVRNTLVHVLGQIAYKKGCLETVVAALKNWENQALVKDALVEIIDVHERYKDFAVKTREEAEAYITKSF; from the coding sequence ATGGCATTTTACGACCTGCCCAAAGAAGCGCGCGCCGCGTTGGTACTGCAAATGGAGGCTGCCATTGCAAAAGCCGTACAATCCGGCCGGCTGGCGCCCTTGAAAAAATATGCAGCCGATGAAGACACCTACATCCGCAAGGCTACCTACCAGTCCCTCGGGCGGCTTCATGGCGCCCATCCGCAGGAGGTGCTGGCCGCCATCGGCATTTTACTGAAAGAAACAGACCCCAAAGTGCGGCAAACGGCCATTAACGCAGCCGGCGAAATCGGGCGCAGCGATTTTAAAGCCGTTCAGCACATGATGGACACCGGCCTGTTCGACGAGCATCATATGGTGCGCAACGCCGTCATCGGTTCGGTGAAAAAAATGGGCGAGAAAAACCCGAAGCCGGTGCTAGCCTGGGCCAAAGGATACCTCCGGCACCCCGACAAAGAAATCCGCCGCGAAATATGTCATGGGATTGAATTGCGGGGCAGAACGCACCCGCAGGACATACTCCCCCTGCTCGAAAGCCTTCAGCACGACCCGACGGCCCGTGTGCGCAACACACTGGTGCACGTCCTGGGGCAAATCGCCTACAAAAAAGGCTGCCTCGAAACGGTGGTGGCCGCTTTGAAAAACTGGGAGAACCAGGCCCTCGTGAAGGATGCGCTGGTGGAAATAATCGACGTGCACGAGCGTTATAAAGACTTTGCGGTGAAAACCCGGGAGGAAGCCGAAGCATATATAACAAAATCATTTTGA
- a CDS encoding ABC transporter substrate-binding protein, with product MNASLTVGFLTPYSGIYPHYAPHLFTGWLLGMGLDPARQQTIRFVQEYTQMGGIAQSEAAAQKMLFFNRVDVLSGLISYKALPGLIPLVERDRKPAFFFDMGEYVPHFPHLSPDIFYASHQLWQSQYALGYWAEQRFGSGGHVVMPVYEAGYHLNSSFQQGVAAAGGTRLQLTVLPFDPNDPQKMELDELFARLTKEPPPYVHAVFAGSIGNRFLQKWISSGLHRKIPLVVNETMAYDDVLEDVRHIDFEMYTAQQWMREDENNINQRFVKQFEAVAQQPANIYALLGYEAGLVWKEVLPYALKRDWDTVKQQLRNGIVNGPRGERNFYPASGFALPVTNILRIHTTGNKIHKIILDQGKGMRFDAGEFEVIHNESVSGWQNPFLCI from the coding sequence ATGAACGCATCTCTCACCGTCGGATTTCTGACACCTTATTCGGGTATATATCCCCACTATGCGCCGCACCTGTTTACAGGGTGGTTGCTGGGGATGGGCCTTGACCCGGCCAGGCAGCAAACCATCCGTTTCGTACAGGAATATACACAAATGGGCGGCATCGCACAGAGTGAAGCCGCCGCGCAGAAAATGCTTTTTTTTAACCGCGTGGATGTACTCTCCGGCCTCATCAGTTACAAGGCGCTGCCGGGTTTGATTCCCCTGGTGGAAAGAGACAGAAAGCCGGCTTTTTTCTTCGATATGGGAGAATATGTTCCTCATTTCCCCCATCTCAGCCCGGATATTTTTTACGCCTCCCACCAGTTGTGGCAATCACAGTATGCACTGGGGTACTGGGCGGAGCAACGTTTCGGCAGCGGCGGGCATGTAGTGATGCCGGTGTACGAAGCGGGATATCATCTGAACAGCAGCTTCCAGCAAGGCGTGGCCGCAGCGGGCGGCACCCGGTTGCAGCTCACCGTACTGCCGTTCGACCCCAACGATCCGCAGAAAATGGAGCTCGACGAACTTTTTGCCCGGCTGACGAAAGAACCTCCTCCCTATGTGCATGCTGTTTTTGCCGGCAGCATAGGCAACCGGTTTTTGCAAAAATGGATCAGCAGCGGGCTGCACCGTAAAATCCCGCTTGTCGTGAATGAAACGATGGCGTACGACGATGTGCTCGAAGACGTCCGCCATATCGACTTCGAAATGTACACCGCCCAGCAATGGATGCGTGAGGATGAAAATAATATCAACCAGCGCTTTGTTAAACAATTTGAAGCGGTGGCGCAACAGCCGGCAAACATCTACGCCCTCCTGGGGTATGAGGCGGGGCTGGTCTGGAAGGAAGTGCTGCCGTATGCGCTGAAAAGGGACTGGGATACGGTGAAGCAGCAGCTGCGCAACGGCATTGTGAACGGCCCGCGGGGAGAACGGAATTTTTACCCGGCCTCCGGCTTCGCGTTACCTGTTACCAATATCCTCCGGATTCATACGACCGGAAATAAAATACATAAAATCATTCTCGACCAGGGAAAAGGTATGCGCTTCGACGCGGGGGAATTTGAAGTGATTCACAACGAAAGCGTTTCGGGCTGGCAAAACCCTTTTCTCTGTATTTAA
- a CDS encoding Gfo/Idh/MocA family protein, which produces MHNPGRRRLIRNTAIIAPFLACMPSLALHAGSSRLRVAFIGTGSWGRQYLAQALQHRHLDVTGVCEHDNDALQAALDLFRQAGYTRPAVYREGPGAFESVLARADIDAVIIAAPWHQHYTIAKAALLAGKHVACGPVMGNTLEEHFDIVRTCKQSGRHYFTLEEDSYRRDLLAVSNMVSEGVFGELETLHAGARQVTAALPLPYPAYPGGAVAGMLDLPGGNRYTTIRAVTAEQECVINKPHPRSREHRLYFTKRPVRTAMLGTSRGQEVFLQSAAGQSEPLSTGFRIKGTGGSWMDVAGSVFINSKGSPQQTWEADTPYLSRFDHRRWYATQTPYRQLPDNRECSLALHHFVEILQKPAGDWLPVYTAATNSAIGLLAEQSAEQGGAVMTMPDFSA; this is translated from the coding sequence ATGCATAATCCCGGAAGAAGGCGCCTGATCAGGAACACCGCCATCATCGCCCCATTTCTTGCATGTATGCCGTCATTGGCCCTGCATGCCGGCAGCAGCCGTTTGCGCGTTGCCTTTATCGGTACCGGTTCGTGGGGAAGACAATACCTGGCGCAGGCTTTACAGCACCGGCACCTGGATGTGACGGGCGTTTGCGAGCACGATAATGATGCCTTACAGGCAGCGCTGGATTTGTTCCGGCAGGCCGGTTACACCCGCCCCGCGGTTTACCGGGAGGGGCCCGGCGCATTCGAGTCTGTGCTCGCGCGTGCCGACATCGACGCCGTGATCATCGCTGCGCCCTGGCACCAGCATTATACCATTGCGAAAGCTGCATTGCTGGCCGGCAAACACGTGGCCTGCGGGCCGGTGATGGGTAACACCCTGGAAGAACATTTCGACATTGTACGCACCTGCAAACAAAGCGGCCGGCATTATTTTACGCTGGAAGAAGACAGTTATCGCCGCGACCTCCTGGCCGTGTCGAACATGGTATCGGAAGGCGTATTCGGTGAACTCGAAACACTTCATGCCGGCGCACGGCAGGTTACAGCGGCGCTTCCGTTGCCTTACCCGGCGTACCCGGGCGGAGCGGTGGCGGGAATGCTGGATTTGCCGGGCGGCAACCGCTACACCACCATACGCGCCGTTACGGCGGAACAGGAGTGTGTGATCAACAAGCCGCATCCGCGAAGCAGGGAACACCGGTTATATTTTACGAAGCGGCCTGTACGCACTGCCATGCTTGGCACCAGCCGCGGCCAGGAAGTGTTTTTACAATCGGCCGCCGGACAATCGGAGCCGCTCTCTACCGGCTTCCGCATCAAAGGCACCGGTGGCAGCTGGATGGACGTGGCCGGTTCGGTATTCATCAACAGCAAGGGCTCACCACAACAGACCTGGGAAGCCGATACCCCTTACCTCAGCCGGTTCGATCACCGGCGCTGGTATGCCACGCAAACCCCTTACCGGCAGTTGCCCGATAACAGGGAATGTTCACTGGCGCTGCATCACTTCGTGGAAATCCTTCAAAAGCCGGCAGGCGATTGGCTGCCGGTGTACACTGCCGCCACCAACAGTGCGATCGGGCTGTTGGCGGAACAGTCTGCCGAACAGGGCGGCGCGGTTATGACGATGCCCGATTTCAGTGCATAA
- a CDS encoding phage tail protein: protein MESYLAMIMIFGGNFAIRGWSTCWGQIVSIAQNTALFSLLGTTYGGNGQTTFALPDLRGRMPIGWGQGPGLPNYELGQIGGSPSTTLTINNMPMHNHVADFSTLTVTQSASTAQGTTNIPGSTLVPAALPVIGSGPSASAIKGYGVKDNTATLSPATIGGGINIGIAGGSQPFSIESPYLGVNYLIAMEGIFPPRN, encoded by the coding sequence ATGGAATCTTACTTAGCGATGATTATGATATTTGGCGGCAACTTCGCCATCAGGGGATGGTCCACCTGCTGGGGCCAGATAGTATCGATCGCCCAGAATACCGCGCTTTTTTCCCTGCTGGGCACTACTTACGGCGGTAATGGCCAAACCACCTTCGCCCTGCCTGACCTGCGGGGAAGAATGCCGATCGGATGGGGGCAGGGGCCGGGTTTACCGAACTATGAACTGGGGCAGATAGGCGGCAGCCCGTCCACTACACTGACGATCAATAATATGCCGATGCATAATCACGTGGCTGATTTCAGCACGCTTACCGTAACGCAATCAGCCAGTACGGCGCAAGGCACCACAAACATACCCGGTTCAACGCTTGTACCTGCCGCGTTGCCGGTCATTGGCAGCGGCCCCAGCGCAAGCGCCATTAAAGGGTATGGGGTTAAAGACAATACTGCCACCCTGTCGCCTGCAACTATCGGCGGCGGCATAAATATCGGGATTGCCGGCGGCAGCCAGCCCTTCAGCATCGAGAGCCCGTACCTTGGTGTGAATTATCTGATTGCCATGGAAGGTATCTTCCCTCCGAGAAATTAA
- a CDS encoding protein-L-isoaspartate(D-aspartate) O-methyltransferase, with translation MRRYEDNYKQKGLRKQLVDNIRQKGITDENVLAAINNIPRHYFLDTAFEGIAYEDRAFPIGEGQTISQPYTVAYQTQLLEVKPFEKILEIGTGSAYQACVLGELKANVYTIERQKKLFDLVKQFPFKAKYPTLRFFYGDGYEGLPTFAPFDKVLVTAAAPHVPEKLLQQLKIGGKMVIPVGGQDVQRMLRITKVGEDEYQREFFDDFSFVPMLTGKKG, from the coding sequence ATGAGGCGGTACGAAGACAATTATAAGCAAAAAGGATTACGCAAACAATTGGTAGACAACATCAGGCAGAAAGGTATCACAGATGAAAATGTACTGGCAGCCATCAACAACATCCCCCGGCATTACTTTCTCGACACGGCTTTTGAAGGGATAGCTTATGAAGACCGGGCATTTCCCATCGGCGAAGGGCAGACGATTTCGCAGCCCTACACGGTAGCCTATCAAACGCAGCTGTTGGAAGTCAAACCCTTTGAAAAGATCCTTGAAATCGGCACGGGCAGTGCTTACCAGGCTTGTGTGCTGGGAGAGCTGAAGGCCAATGTATACACCATCGAACGGCAGAAAAAACTGTTCGACCTGGTGAAACAGTTTCCCTTTAAGGCAAAGTATCCCACTTTGCGCTTTTTCTATGGCGACGGGTATGAAGGCCTGCCCACGTTTGCGCCTTTCGATAAGGTGCTGGTAACGGCGGCGGCGCCGCATGTGCCCGAAAAGCTGCTGCAGCAGCTGAAAATCGGCGGTAAAATGGTGATACCCGTAGGCGGGCAGGACGTGCAGCGCATGCTCCGGATCACCAAAGTCGGGGAAGACGAATACCAGCGCGAGTTTTTCGACGATTTTTCCTTTGTGCCCATGCTCACGGGCAAAAAAGGATAA
- a CDS encoding DUF2279 domain-containing protein: MPDSTVPARVWTLAAGSVAAYSGSLMVLNKYWYKDYPKRSPHTINDFGEWLQMDKFGHVYSSYVFSLYSREIWRWTGLSRKQQIWIGGMSGFAFQSVIELLDAHSAQWGWSWGDVGANALGSGLMMGQELLWNEQRFQLKFSSTPIHYPDTDPNLKARAIDQFGVRMVERTLKDYNAQTYWLSLNLSSVMKDQHLPKWLNVAVGYGVEGLYSARRNQWKNTEGEMMYYGHIRRTRRVFLSPDVDFTKIPTRHKGLKVLFKALNVIKIPAPALEVNGAGQLKLHALKF; encoded by the coding sequence GTGCCCGACTCTACCGTGCCCGCCCGGGTGTGGACGCTGGCCGCAGGCTCCGTGGCGGCTTACAGCGGTTCCCTGATGGTACTGAACAAATACTGGTACAAAGACTATCCCAAACGCAGTCCCCATACCATCAACGACTTCGGTGAATGGCTGCAGATGGACAAGTTCGGCCATGTATACAGTTCCTATGTTTTTTCTTTGTATAGCCGGGAAATATGGCGGTGGACGGGCCTTTCGCGCAAGCAGCAGATCTGGATAGGCGGCATGAGCGGTTTCGCCTTTCAGTCCGTCATCGAATTGCTCGATGCGCATTCGGCGCAGTGGGGTTGGTCGTGGGGCGACGTAGGCGCCAATGCCCTCGGATCCGGCCTTATGATGGGACAGGAATTATTATGGAATGAACAGCGTTTCCAGCTCAAATTCTCCTCCACACCCATCCATTATCCCGATACCGATCCCAACCTCAAAGCCCGTGCAATAGACCAGTTCGGCGTTCGCATGGTGGAGCGGACCCTCAAAGATTACAATGCACAAACATACTGGCTGTCATTGAACCTTTCCAGCGTGATGAAAGACCAGCACCTGCCCAAATGGCTCAACGTGGCGGTGGGATATGGTGTGGAAGGACTGTACTCCGCGCGGAGGAACCAGTGGAAAAACACCGAAGGGGAAATGATGTATTACGGGCACATCCGCCGCACCCGCCGGGTATTCCTCTCCCCCGACGTGGACTTCACAAAGATACCTACCCGTCACAAAGGCCTGAAGGTTCTCTTCAAAGCGCTGAATGTGATCAAAATACCCGCGCCGGCCCTCGAAGTGAACGGAGCCGGCCAGCTGAAATTACATGCCCTGAAATTCTGA
- a CDS encoding phosphoribosyltransferase family protein gives MKNKNVILTQEAIEKKIERIAYEIYEHNYDEPSIILVGIWDRGSILTGKIAEHLRRIAPFGIEVMEIKLDKQAPKEVTLSHEADFTGKVIVLIDDVANSGRTMLYALKPFLQYLPKKIQTAVLVDRRHKSFPLSVDFVGYSLSTTLQDMVMVDVEGNDIKSAYLV, from the coding sequence ATGAAAAATAAGAACGTTATCCTGACGCAAGAGGCAATAGAAAAGAAAATAGAACGGATTGCGTATGAAATATATGAGCACAACTATGATGAGCCCTCCATCATACTGGTCGGCATCTGGGATCGCGGTTCCATCCTTACCGGGAAAATTGCGGAACACCTCCGGCGCATCGCGCCGTTCGGTATCGAGGTGATGGAAATCAAACTCGACAAACAGGCGCCGAAAGAAGTGACGCTCTCCCACGAAGCCGATTTCACCGGCAAAGTGATCGTACTGATCGACGATGTGGCCAATTCCGGCCGTACCATGCTGTATGCGCTGAAACCCTTCCTGCAGTACCTCCCCAAAAAAATACAGACGGCCGTGCTGGTAGACCGCCGGCATAAGTCGTTCCCGCTTTCCGTGGACTTCGTAGGCTACAGCCTCTCTACCACGTTGCAAGACATGGTGATGGTGGATGTGGAAGGCAATGACATCAAATCCGCATATCTCGTATAA